The Kordia sp. SMS9 DNA window TGGCATCGGGCGTAGACATGTGATTGTTCACCGCCATTAATGGAGCATTGAAAAATTCAGGAAACAGTGCAAAATCTGAGCGATATCCTGCCACAGCATCAATAAAAAATTCGGCTTGTTGCATGAGTTCTTCCAAGTCTTTATACGGTCGCATTTGCCATTGAATAAGTCCTAAACGCACTATTTTCTTCTTAGTTGTCGCTTTTTTTGTGGGCTTTTCATAGTAAATGTTGTCCCACTCCATCAGCACAGCAAATTCGTTGGATGCTTTGTCTCCTTTTAAATAGCCTTTTAATACTTTTGTGGGATGGAAATCATTTGAAATTTGAAAGTTCAGCACAGAGTCATTGATTTCTTTGCGCTTTACTTTTTCAATATATTCTTTTGGACTCAGCGTATTTGCATAGTTATGATAATTAGGAATTCTTCCGCCAAAAGCGATGCCTTTTAAATTACGTTTTTCGCATAGTTCTTTTCGATAGTCATACAAACGTCTTCCCAAGCGCAATCCTCGAAATTCAGGTTTTATAAACACATCAATTCCATACAACACGTCACCATCATCTGTATGAGCGTTGAAGGATTTTTGAACAATGTCTTTGTAGGTGTGAGATTCTTCAAACGAATTGTAATCAACAATAATTGACAATGCACAACCAGCCAATTGGCCATTAATTTTAATGACTACTTGTCCTTCTGAAAATTTTGTTATTAAGGTTTCTATTTGTGCTTCTTGCCAATACGATTCAGGCATCGTTTTATACGCCTGAATCATCGCTTCTTTTAGCTCTTGGTAATCATCTAAACTCAAAAAAATGAGTTCGATATTTTCAATATCTTTTGTTTTCATAGCTTTAATTGCATGATTAATTGAACCTTACTAAAGGCAATCTATTTTGCAGTAAAAATTTCATCTTCGTTTTTAAAACTTTTAAATTCTACTTTATATCCATCTGGATCCGTGACAAAAAACGAGATGTGTTCTCCAGCTTTGTCTTCTAAAAAAGTAACTTCAGTAGTGACTTCCATATCCATTGAAAATAACTTTGTGTAGAGTGTACCCCAAGTTTCTGTATCTACAATGACTCCGAAGTGAAATGATGGCAATACTTGTCCGCTTAAACGATAGTTTTTAAAATCGAAGTTAAATGAACCGGCACTGGTAAATGTGAGTTGATTTCCATGCAAATTGATATCTACCCATGTATCTGTACCTCTTCCTTTTGTTGCGCCAAGTTTGTTTACATAAAAGTCTTCTACTTTTTCTATATCTTCACATGGCAATGCTAGATGAAATGCTGCTTTCATAATTAGTTGCTTTCGTTTTCTTTTTATAGTTACTTTTGAAATACTTTTTTACTGCTTTTTTATCTTCTTTATCTAAGAAAGGCAATGCATCTTTCCAGTATACCCAATATACATCTTTAAATTTCTCTGTTTCTATGACTTGAAATGAATTAGTTACAAGTCGAGTCACAAAATGATGTTTTACAATGATGGTTTCTTCTTTTGATCGTACGCTAGACACTAAGTGTGTGAGTCGAAAACGATCAATTGACAAACCAATTTCTTCTGCCGATTCGCGTACCAAACTTTTTTCTAATGACTCTGAACGCTTTTTAACACCGCCAGGAAGCGTTAATCTTTTAATGACACCTACCTTTTCAATAACCAATAAACAATTGTTGTTAACCGCCAGTAAACGAGTTTTATGGATAATTTTCACTTTATACGTATTATTTTGTTTTTGTAAGTTGTCTTAATCAAATAATGATTTTGCAGCTTTTGGATTATCATGAATAAAATGTATAGTTATCTATTTTTCGTCTATTAACTCCAACCCCAACAATTTAAAAATGATAAAATCATCATCATCCAAATCGTTGATTATTTCTTCATAAGTAACCTCAAAGGTTTTATGTAACATAGAACCATCTTGTAGGTTGAATTCGTCTAGTACATTTTTTGAAATTTCTTCAAAAATAATTTTCTCTTCAAAGGAGAAAATGAAGGTGTAATATCCATTACTATAGTTAATAAATACGCCTTCTTCGCTTTTAGTTTGTGGTGTTTCGTAATAGCTCATCATCACATTTTTAATTAACAACTCTGCTTCTTAATAATTGTCCTCATCCATAAATGGTGACTGTACAGCATCTGGATCATCATCGTCATAATCTTCATAATCCCTTTCATCGTAGTTTTCCATAGTCATCTCTAGTTTCACACTTACTTTGACTAAGTATTTGGTGTCTTCAGAGATAACTTCCACAGCTTCAATAGATTCTCCTTTTGCGTTTTTGAACTTTACAATTTGATGATCTTCATATCCAAAAGGATATTTTTCAACTAGCAATCCTAATATTTCTGGCGTTAATTTTTTAAAGTCAACAATCACACGCTTTAAGATGTTTGTTTGTCTTTTGGCTTTTTCCATGATTCTGTTTGGTTATAGGTTTAATAAATACGCAAAGATTAATGGTGCCACAATGGTAGCATCACTTTCAATGACAAATTTTGGAGTGTCTATGTCGAGCTTTCCCCACGTAATTTTTTCATTAGGAACAGCGCCTGAATAAGAGCCGTAACTAGTGGTAGAATCACTAATTTGACAGAAATAATTCCAAAATGGTGTGTCGGTTCGTTCTAAATCTTGATACAGCATTGGAACCACACAGATTGGAAAATCGCCTGCTATTCCTCCGCCAATTTGAAAGAATCCGATGCCGTTTTCTGAATTTTCTGTATACCAATCTGCCAAAAACGTCATGTACTCAATTCCAGATTTCATTGTAGAAGCTTTCAATTCACCTTTCATGACATAGCTTGCAAAAATGTTTCCCATCGTGCTGTCTTCCCATCCTGGACATACAATTGGTAGATTTTTTTCTGCTGCTGCATACATCCAAGAATCCTTTAAATCAATTTCATAATATTCTTCTAATACGCCTGATAATAGCATTTTGTACATGTATTCATGTGGTAAGTAACGTTCTCCTTTTTCGTCGGCTGCTTTCCATAGATCAAAAATATGTCCTTGCAGCCTACGAAATGCTTCTTCTTCAGGAATGCAAGTATCAGTTACACGATTGAGTCCTTTTTCGAGCAAATCCCACTCGTCATGCGGAGTTAAATCGCGGTAGTTAGGCACACGCTTGTAATGTGAATGTGCTACCAAGTTCATGATGTCTTCTTCCAGGTTTGCTCCTGTACAAGAAATGATATGTACTTTGTTTTGACGAATCATTTCTGCAAAGATTTTTCCTAATTCTGCCGTACTCATTGCTCCTGCGAGCGATACTAACATTTTAGAACCTTTGGCTAAATTGGCTTCGTACCCTTTGGCAGCATCTACCACAGTTGCAGCATTAAAATGCAAATAGTATTTTTCTATAAATTGTGATATGGCACCTTTAGTCTTCATCCTCTTCAGCGTATTTTAAGCGGTTAATTTTTGTTTCGCTTTGTGCTTTGTACAAATCTTCATTTTCTTCTTCTTCATCTTGCTCATAAAATTTATAGCTCAGCATTTTGTAATACAGCTTTGCTGCTAAAAAGTCTGATGATTTATCATTTGGGTTTGGACATAATTCTACAATATCAAAACCGACTACATTTTTTTCTTCAAAGATGCGTTTTAAAAATTCTAACGTTTCATACCAAAATAATCCACCAGGCTCAGGCGTTCCTGTTGATGGCATGATTGATGGATCAAGCGCATCTAAATCAAATGTGATGTACACTGTGTCAGTCATGGCTTCAATGGCGTTGTCCATCCAGTAATCATCATTTACCATATCATGTGCAAAAAACACATTATCTTCATTCATCTCTGTACGTTCAATTGCATCCATACTGCGGATTCCCACTTGTACTAAATTGGTGTTTTGATTGGCTTCATACAATGCACAGGCGTGATTGTATTTTGAACCTTCATATTCTTTGCGTAAATCGGCATGTGCATCAATTTGAACTACTGTTAAATTGTGAAAACATTCATTAAAAGCACGCATTGCACCAATAGATATAGAATGTTCTCCTCCAAATAACGTCACAAACTTGTTCCGTTTGATCGCTTTTTTTACCGTTTCATGAACAGTAGCTACCATTGCATCTGGTGAAGTATTTTCTGTAATTGTATTTGCTAGATATATTCCTTGCTTATACACTTCACTGTCTGTTTCAATATCATAAAGCTCCATATTCTCAGCAGCGTGTAAAAACGCTTCTGGTGCTTTATCCGCTCCTTTTCCCCAAGTACTGGTCCCATCATAAGAAACGGGAATTAAGGTAATTTTTGATTTTTCAAAGCTTGCATAGTTACTTGGAATGCCTGCAAATGTTTTTAATGTGTTCATTTTTTATTTATTAATACGACTCCTTTTGAGTGTAATTGATTGTTTTTTAATTGTGTTATTTAATGGTTGTTTCTAGTTGAAATTCTTCAGCTGTTTTTGCCAATTCGTGATTGATTTCGTAATCATATCCTAACAGTGACAGTAATTTTTCGGATGTTTGCTGTTTTGCAAATAGTTTTGTTACAATGTTACCATCTGCATCACGATCAATCAAGATGTGTTTTGGTTGTGGAATTAAACAATGTTGCAATCCACCAAAACCGCCAATGGTTTCTTGATATGCTCCAGTATTGAAAAAACCAATGTATAGTGGTTTCTCTTTGCTGAATTTTGGCAAATAGATTGCGTTCATGTGTTGCTCACTATTGTAATAATCGTCACTATCACAGGTTAATCCTCCTAATAATACACGCTCGTATTCTTTTTGCCAACCAGTGATTGGTAGCATCACAAAACGTTTATTGATTGCCCACGTATCTGGCATCGTTGTAATGAATGAGGAATTGATCATATTCCATTTTTCACGATCGTTTTGTTGTTTTTGATACAATACTTCGTAGATAGCGCCACCACTTTCGCCAACGGTAAAGCTTCCGAATTCTGTAAAAATATTTGGAACTGCTACGCCCGCTTCCTCACAGGTTTGCTTTATTTGTTGAATGATTTCATCAATTATATATTCATAATCATAGTCAAACGCTAACGAGTTTTTGATTGGAAATCCTCCTCCAATATTTAAGCTATCAAGGCTTGGACATACTCTTTTTAGGTTGACATACACTTTCATACACTTTAGTAATTCGTTCCAATAGTATGCAGTATCACGAATACCTGTGTTGATAAAAAAGTGTAACATTTTAAGGGTTACTTTCGGATTGTCTTTGATTTCACGATTGTAAAAAGGCACAATATTTTTGTAGCCAATTCCCAAACGCGACGTATAGAATTCAAACTTTGGTTCTTCTTCTGAAGCAATTCGAATTCCAATATTGTAGTTACTGTTGATTTCTTGACTCAACAAACTAATTTCCTCATAATTGTCTATGATTGGAATACAGTTTTTGTGTCCGTTATTAATCAAACGTCCAATGTTTTTTATATATTGATCACGTTTAAAACCATTGCTTATCACAAAAGTATTATCTGTAATTTTCCCTTGTGCTTTTAGGTTTTCAACGATGTCAATATCAAATGCAGACGACGTTTCAATATGAACATCATTTTTTAATGCTTCGTTTAAGACATGACTGAAATGTGAACTTTTGGTACAATAGCAATAGTTATAGTTGCCAGCATAGTTATGTTTTTGCATTGCGTTGGCAAACCATGTTTTTGCGTTGTTAATGTTTTCCGATATTTTTGGTAGGTACGTAAATTTTAACGGCGCACCATACTTAGCAATGAGCTTAGAAAGGTCAATGCCATGAAATTGTAATTTGTAGTTTTCATCAAGCTTGAATTCTTTTTGAGGAAAATCAAATGTTTGCTCGATGAGATCAATATATTTAGTTTTCATTGTGAAATGAATTAAAAAATTAAAGAAATAATCAAGTAGTGCTATTTAGTAATAGCAATTAATAAACACTAAGAATTTGAATTTCTCAAATACGGAAAGCAAATACCGTAAACGGTACAAAAGTGCGTTGTAGTAAGCACTTGAAAGTATGTTCAATTTCAGAAGTCAGCCTGAGAATTCGGCGTCTGATACGTGAGACAGCTTTTGGAGTAGACTTCTTTATTCTCCTAAGCCCGAATCTGAAAACAGTATTCATTTATGTAGGCAATGCGTTCGATTGGTGAACTCATTTACAGAAACAAACATAGTAAAAAAATGAATTAAAAAAACTTTTTTAATTTTTTTTTAAATAAATTCTCAAAAAATAACATCGAAGGTTAACAGATTCACAGCTACGACTTGGTTTCATTGTCAATATCAAAAGAGAAAAATATTTTAAAATTTTTATAATAAATGTTTGCTGTATTTAATTTTTAATTACTTTCGTTTTGCTATTAGCTGATATAATGAAAACTATATGTAGTTTCGGGTGGTTAGAAATTAGGAAGTCAAATCTAAACACAGCTTATGGAATAAGTGACCGAAATGTAAAGCTAACTTCCGTTAAAAACTTCATTTTAAAATATGTAGACGCTACACTTGTCGTCACAACGCTACGTTTGTAATTTTTTGGCTTGATACGAAATACAAACACATACGATTTTACACAATCACACTAATCATTCATCGTTTATTTCAACTTTTTCAAGAAAGGTAAGTACAACGTCATGTATCGTAAACACTAGGAATTAGTGATTTACTAGAGCAATCCGATCTCGATTTGACATAAGTAATTGGAATTTAGCATGTATTAATTTTTTAAAACGAAAACAATGAAAATACTCACAATAGTTACCTCAATTGTAGCCGTATTTTTTATGACTACCTATCAAAACACTACTGTAGAAGCTACGTATGATGGCTATGAAGATGGTGTTTATTATTTCACAGATGGTAATGATGAAACACTAGAATTTCAAGAAGTTGACAAAGAAGTATTGAAAGCATACGATTTAATGTCAAAGAAATTTGAAAACAGAAGCTTTAACGTAACCTACAAAACCGTTGAAGAAGAAGACGAAGAAGGAGATTCGTATACTATGTATGTCATCACAGCATTAAAATTAATTGAATAACAAATTTAGAATATTTATGCTAGGGAATACTCCTATTTCCTAGCAACTAATAAATTAATAACAACACTAAAAAAAACATAAATAATTCATTAAAATGATTGTCAGTCAAAATGATTTTGAGCCAACAGATCACTGGTATCCTAAAGCTTTAAACGCTACAATTCACCCAATGGTGAAGTTCTTTTTTAACCTTGATAGAGATTTAATTGTCACGCGCTATTGTCACCTACATCCAACAGTAAGTAGTGATAAATTAAGAGAAATTCTCAATTACAGATGCAAGTATTTTCAATGGGGCGGTGCCGATTTATTGAATGTGACTTCCTCTGGAGGAAAACGACAAATGGTAGTGATAGAAAACAATTCCTGTCCATCTGGTCAAAAATCTATGCCTTTGTTGGATGATAATGACGAGCAAGGAAGCTATCGTTTGATGGTAGAACGCACGTTTAAACCTTACATCAAAAAGATAAAAGATGTTAAAGGTGATTTAG harbors:
- the speB gene encoding agmatinase; amino-acid sequence: MNTLKTFAGIPSNYASFEKSKITLIPVSYDGTSTWGKGADKAPEAFLHAAENMELYDIETDSEVYKQGIYLANTITENTSPDAMVATVHETVKKAIKRNKFVTLFGGEHSISIGAMRAFNECFHNLTVVQIDAHADLRKEYEGSKYNHACALYEANQNTNLVQVGIRSMDAIERTEMNEDNVFFAHDMVNDDYWMDNAIEAMTDTVYITFDLDALDPSIMPSTGTPEPGGLFWYETLEFLKRIFEEKNVVGFDIVELCPNPNDKSSDFLAAKLYYKMLSYKFYEQDEEEENEDLYKAQSETKINRLKYAEEDED
- a CDS encoding bifunctional GNAT family N-acetyltransferase/carbon-nitrogen hydrolase family protein → MKTKDIENIELIFLSLDDYQELKEAMIQAYKTMPESYWQEAQIETLITKFSEGQVVIKINGQLAGCALSIIVDYNSFEESHTYKDIVQKSFNAHTDDGDVLYGIDVFIKPEFRGLRLGRRLYDYRKELCEKRNLKGIAFGGRIPNYHNYANTLSPKEYIEKVKRKEINDSVLNFQISNDFHPTKVLKGYLKGDKASNEFAVLMEWDNIYYEKPTKKATTKKKIVRLGLIQWQMRPYKDLEELMQQAEFFIDAVAGYRSDFALFPEFFNAPLMAVNNHMSTPDAIRELAKHTKAIVEKFSEFSISYNINIISGSMPEMRDGKLYNVGYLCKRDGNMERYEKLHVTPDEAKVWGMQGGNKLQTFDTDCGKIGVLICYDSEFPELSRLLADEGMDILFVPFLTDTQNGYSRVRNCARARAIENECYVAIAGSVGNLPKVQNMDIQFAQSMVFTPCDFSFPTNGIKAEATPNTEMILIADVDIDLLRELNQFGAVKNLRDRRTDLFELKKKV
- a CDS encoding VOC family protein yields the protein MKAAFHLALPCEDIEKVEDFYVNKLGATKGRGTDTWVDINLHGNQLTFTSAGSFNFDFKNYRLSGQVLPSFHFGVIVDTETWGTLYTKLFSMDMEVTTEVTFLEDKAGEHISFFVTDPDGYKVEFKSFKNEDEIFTAK
- a CDS encoding arginine decarboxylase, which gives rise to MKTKYIDLIEQTFDFPQKEFKLDENYKLQFHGIDLSKLIAKYGAPLKFTYLPKISENINNAKTWFANAMQKHNYAGNYNYCYCTKSSHFSHVLNEALKNDVHIETSSAFDIDIVENLKAQGKITDNTFVISNGFKRDQYIKNIGRLINNGHKNCIPIIDNYEEISLLSQEINSNYNIGIRIASEEEPKFEFYTSRLGIGYKNIVPFYNREIKDNPKVTLKMLHFFINTGIRDTAYYWNELLKCMKVYVNLKRVCPSLDSLNIGGGFPIKNSLAFDYDYEYIIDEIIQQIKQTCEEAGVAVPNIFTEFGSFTVGESGGAIYEVLYQKQQNDREKWNMINSSFITTMPDTWAINKRFVMLPITGWQKEYERVLLGGLTCDSDDYYNSEQHMNAIYLPKFSKEKPLYIGFFNTGAYQETIGGFGGLQHCLIPQPKHILIDRDADGNIVTKLFAKQQTSEKLLSLLGYDYEINHELAKTAEEFQLETTIK
- a CDS encoding NUDIX hydrolase, with the translated sequence MVIEKVGVIKRLTLPGGVKKRSESLEKSLVRESAEEIGLSIDRFRLTHLVSSVRSKEETIIVKHHFVTRLVTNSFQVIETEKFKDVYWVYWKDALPFLDKEDKKAVKKYFKSNYKKKTKATNYESSISSSIAM
- a CDS encoding deoxyhypusine synthase family protein, with translation MKTKGAISQFIEKYYLHFNAATVVDAAKGYEANLAKGSKMLVSLAGAMSTAELGKIFAEMIRQNKVHIISCTGANLEEDIMNLVAHSHYKRVPNYRDLTPHDEWDLLEKGLNRVTDTCIPEEEAFRRLQGHIFDLWKAADEKGERYLPHEYMYKMLLSGVLEEYYEIDLKDSWMYAAAEKNLPIVCPGWEDSTMGNIFASYVMKGELKASTMKSGIEYMTFLADWYTENSENGIGFFQIGGGIAGDFPICVVPMLYQDLERTDTPFWNYFCQISDSTTSYGSYSGAVPNEKITWGKLDIDTPKFVIESDATIVAPLIFAYLLNL